From a region of the Andrena cerasifolii isolate SP2316 chromosome 13, iyAndCera1_principal, whole genome shotgun sequence genome:
- the Ctbp gene encoding C-terminal binding protein isoform X4, producing the protein MDKRKMMPKRPRMENLRGPIANGPIQTRPLVALLDGRDCSIEMPILKDVATVAFCDAQSTSEIHEKVLNEAVGALMWHTIILTKEDLEKFKTLRIIVRIGSGVDNIDVKAAGELGIAVCNVPGYGVEEVADTTLCLILNLYRRTYWLANMVREGKKFTGPEQVREAATGCARIRGDTLGIVGLGRIGSAVALRAKAFGFTVIFYDPYLPDGIEKSLGLNRVYTLQDLLFQSDCVSLHCTLNEHNHHLINEFTIKQMRPGAFLVNTARGGLVDDDALAAALKQGRIRAAALDVHENEPYNVFQGQSSQCPLKDAPNLLCTPHAAFYSDASCTELREMAASEIRRAIVGRIPDCLRNCVNKEYFLSSTGFASESFEKQRGDEGIEPSRRRSVSPSAPMVPCLRAGKSSSLAQPPLSPRI; encoded by the exons ATGGACAAACGGAAGATGATGCCCAAACGCCCTCGAATGGAGAACCTGAGGGGTCCTATTGCAAACGGACCCATTCAGACACGACCGTTAGTGGCTTTGTTAGACGGCCGGGACTGTTCGATTGAGATGCCTATCCTGAAAGACGTCGCGACCGTGGCTTTCTGCGACGCGCAATCGACGTCTGAAATTCACGAAAAG GTACTAAACGAAGCGGTGGGCGCCTTAATGTGGCACACCATAATTTTGACGAAGGAAGATCTCGAGAAATTCAAAACTTTACGGATCATTGTGAGAATCGGCTCTGGGGTAGATAACATTGATGTCAAAGCGGCGGGAGAACTTGGCATCGCCGTGTGCAATGTGCCTGGCTATGGCGTTGAAGAAGTAGCTGATACCACCCTCTGCCTCATTCTAAATTTATATCGACGTACGTATTGGCTGGCAAACATGGTACGCGAGGGAAAGAAATTCACAGGTCCGGAACAG GTCAGGGAAGCTGCAACAGGGTGTGCAAGGATACGGGGCGATACCCTTGGAATAGTCGGGTTGGGTAGGATTGGCTCGGCAGTAGCACTGCGCGCCAAAGCTTTCGGCTTTACTGTCATCTTTTACGATCCCTACCTACCAGACGGAATTGAGAAGTCTCTTGGTCTCAACAGGGTCTACACATTACAG GATTTGCTATTCCAGTCAGACTGCGTGTCCTTGCATTGTACCTTGAACGAGCACAACCACCATCTAATTAACGAATTCACTATCAAACAG ATGAGACCTGGCGCCTTTTTAGTCAATACAGCAAGAGGTGGTCTGGTAGACGATGATGCATTAGCAGCGGCGCTGAAACAGGGCAGAATTCGCGCGGCAGCACTAGACGTGCACGAAAATGAGCCATACAACGTCTTTCAGGGTCAGTCCTCACAGT GTCCTTTGAAAGATGCACCCAATCTGTTGTGCACACCGCACGCGGCATTCTACAGTGACGCAAGTTGCACCGAACTTCGTGAGATGGCAGCCAGTGAGATACGAAGAGCTATCGTCGGTCGCATACCCGACTGCTTGCGAAACTGTGTGAACAAGGAATACTTCCTGTCCTCGACCGG GTTCGCCAGTGAATCGTTTGAAAAGCAACGCGGTGATGAGGGA
- the Ctbp gene encoding C-terminal binding protein isoform X6, which produces MDKRKMMPKRPRMENLRGPIANGPIQTRPLVALLDGRDCSIEMPILKDVATVAFCDAQSTSEIHEKVLNEAVGALMWHTIILTKEDLEKFKTLRIIVRIGSGVDNIDVKAAGELGIAVCNVPGYGVEEVADTTLCLILNLYRRTYWLANMVREGKKFTGPEQVREAATGCARIRGDTLGIVGLGRIGSAVALRAKAFGFTVIFYDPYLPDGIEKSLGLNRVYTLQDLLFQSDCVSLHCTLNEHNHHLINEFTIKQMRPGAFLVNTARGGLVDDDALAAALKQGRIRAAALDVHENEPYNVFQGQSSQCPLKDAPNLLCTPHAAFYSDASCTELREMAASEIRRAIVGRIPDCLRNCVNKEYFLSSTGNRFSSRC; this is translated from the exons ATGGACAAACGGAAGATGATGCCCAAACGCCCTCGAATGGAGAACCTGAGGGGTCCTATTGCAAACGGACCCATTCAGACACGACCGTTAGTGGCTTTGTTAGACGGCCGGGACTGTTCGATTGAGATGCCTATCCTGAAAGACGTCGCGACCGTGGCTTTCTGCGACGCGCAATCGACGTCTGAAATTCACGAAAAG GTACTAAACGAAGCGGTGGGCGCCTTAATGTGGCACACCATAATTTTGACGAAGGAAGATCTCGAGAAATTCAAAACTTTACGGATCATTGTGAGAATCGGCTCTGGGGTAGATAACATTGATGTCAAAGCGGCGGGAGAACTTGGCATCGCCGTGTGCAATGTGCCTGGCTATGGCGTTGAAGAAGTAGCTGATACCACCCTCTGCCTCATTCTAAATTTATATCGACGTACGTATTGGCTGGCAAACATGGTACGCGAGGGAAAGAAATTCACAGGTCCGGAACAG GTCAGGGAAGCTGCAACAGGGTGTGCAAGGATACGGGGCGATACCCTTGGAATAGTCGGGTTGGGTAGGATTGGCTCGGCAGTAGCACTGCGCGCCAAAGCTTTCGGCTTTACTGTCATCTTTTACGATCCCTACCTACCAGACGGAATTGAGAAGTCTCTTGGTCTCAACAGGGTCTACACATTACAG GATTTGCTATTCCAGTCAGACTGCGTGTCCTTGCATTGTACCTTGAACGAGCACAACCACCATCTAATTAACGAATTCACTATCAAACAG ATGAGACCTGGCGCCTTTTTAGTCAATACAGCAAGAGGTGGTCTGGTAGACGATGATGCATTAGCAGCGGCGCTGAAACAGGGCAGAATTCGCGCGGCAGCACTAGACGTGCACGAAAATGAGCCATACAACGTCTTTCAGGGTCAGTCCTCACAGT GTCCTTTGAAAGATGCACCCAATCTGTTGTGCACACCGCACGCGGCATTCTACAGTGACGCAAGTTGCACCGAACTTCGTGAGATGGCAGCCAGTGAGATACGAAGAGCTATCGTCGGTCGCATACCCGACTGCTTGCGAAACTGTGTGAACAAGGAATACTTCCTGTCCTCGACCGG
- the Ctbp gene encoding C-terminal binding protein isoform X5, with product MDKRKMMPKRPRMENLRGPIANGPIQTRPLVALLDGRDCSIEMPILKDVATVAFCDAQSTSEIHEKVLNEAVGALMWHTIILTKEDLEKFKTLRIIVRIGSGVDNIDVKAAGELGIAVCNVPGYGVEEVADTTLCLILNLYRRTYWLANMVREGKKFTGPEQVREAATGCARIRGDTLGIVGLGRIGSAVALRAKAFGFTVIFYDPYLPDGIEKSLGLNRVYTLQDLLFQSDCVSLHCTLNEHNHHLINEFTIKQMRPGAFLVNTARGGLVDDDALAAALKQGRIRAAALDVHENEPYNVFQGQSSQCPLKDAPNLLCTPHAAFYSDASCTELREMAASEIRRAIVGRIPDCLRNCVNKEYFLSSTGFRKYVRSGCAGRGCF from the exons ATGGACAAACGGAAGATGATGCCCAAACGCCCTCGAATGGAGAACCTGAGGGGTCCTATTGCAAACGGACCCATTCAGACACGACCGTTAGTGGCTTTGTTAGACGGCCGGGACTGTTCGATTGAGATGCCTATCCTGAAAGACGTCGCGACCGTGGCTTTCTGCGACGCGCAATCGACGTCTGAAATTCACGAAAAG GTACTAAACGAAGCGGTGGGCGCCTTAATGTGGCACACCATAATTTTGACGAAGGAAGATCTCGAGAAATTCAAAACTTTACGGATCATTGTGAGAATCGGCTCTGGGGTAGATAACATTGATGTCAAAGCGGCGGGAGAACTTGGCATCGCCGTGTGCAATGTGCCTGGCTATGGCGTTGAAGAAGTAGCTGATACCACCCTCTGCCTCATTCTAAATTTATATCGACGTACGTATTGGCTGGCAAACATGGTACGCGAGGGAAAGAAATTCACAGGTCCGGAACAG GTCAGGGAAGCTGCAACAGGGTGTGCAAGGATACGGGGCGATACCCTTGGAATAGTCGGGTTGGGTAGGATTGGCTCGGCAGTAGCACTGCGCGCCAAAGCTTTCGGCTTTACTGTCATCTTTTACGATCCCTACCTACCAGACGGAATTGAGAAGTCTCTTGGTCTCAACAGGGTCTACACATTACAG GATTTGCTATTCCAGTCAGACTGCGTGTCCTTGCATTGTACCTTGAACGAGCACAACCACCATCTAATTAACGAATTCACTATCAAACAG ATGAGACCTGGCGCCTTTTTAGTCAATACAGCAAGAGGTGGTCTGGTAGACGATGATGCATTAGCAGCGGCGCTGAAACAGGGCAGAATTCGCGCGGCAGCACTAGACGTGCACGAAAATGAGCCATACAACGTCTTTCAGGGTCAGTCCTCACAGT GTCCTTTGAAAGATGCACCCAATCTGTTGTGCACACCGCACGCGGCATTCTACAGTGACGCAAGTTGCACCGAACTTCGTGAGATGGCAGCCAGTGAGATACGAAGAGCTATCGTCGGTCGCATACCCGACTGCTTGCGAAACTGTGTGAACAAGGAATACTTCCTGTCCTCGACCGG TTTTCGAAAGTATGTTCGCTCCGGTTGCGCTGGCCGAGGATGTTTCTGA